One window of Camelina sativa cultivar DH55 chromosome 4, Cs, whole genome shotgun sequence genomic DNA carries:
- the LOC104780236 gene encoding indole-3-acetaldehyde oxidase-like isoform X2, with amino-acid sequence MSLVFAINGQRFDLELSSVDPSTTLLEFLRYQTPFKSVKFSCGEGGCGACVVLLSKYDPVLQHVEDFTVSSCLTLFCSINHCSITTSEGLGNSRDGFHPVHKRLSGFHASQCGFCTPGMSVSLFSALLDADKSHSSELTVVEAEKAISGNLCRCTGYRPIVDACKSFASDIDIEDLGLNSFCRKGDKDFIKSLPRFNSEKRVCTFPEFLKDEIKSMNSGMYRWCSPESVEELQSLLVGYKANGNGVSMKLVAGNTSVGYYKDEREQSYDKYIDITRIPQLKEIREKQNGVEIGSVVSISKVIAALKEIRVSPGVEKMFGKLATHMEKIAARFIRNLGSIGGNLVMAQRKQFPSDMATILLAAGAVVNIMSFPRGLEKLTLEEFLHGSPLEAHDLVVSFEIPFWHSETNSELLFETYRAAPRPNGNALAYLNAAFLAQVKDTAVVNCRLAFGAYGTKHAIRCKEIEDFLSGKVITDKVLYEAITLLGNVVVPEAGTSNPAYRSSLAPGFLFEFLHTLITHHTTDKPSNVYNLDPPKPLPMLSSSQHVPITNEYNPVGQPVTKAGASLQASGEAIYVDDIPSPTNCLYGAFIYSTKPFARIIGIHFKENLVPHGVVAVISCKDVPKGGKNVGMKTGLGSVRLFAEDFTINVGECIALVVADTQRHADAAANLAVVEYETKGLEPPILCVEDAVKKSSMFDIIPIFYPQQVGDTSKGMAAADHRILSSEMRLGSQYFFYMETQTALAVPDEDNSIVVYSSSQTPQYVHTSVATCLGIPENNVRVITRRVGGGFGGKAVMSMPVATACAVAANKLQRPVRTYVNRKTDMIMTGGRHPMKITFSVGFKSTGKITALELEILIDAGATLGFSTLMSSNIIGALKKYNWGALSFDIKLCKTNLLSRAIMRAPGDVQGTYIAEAIIENVASSLSLEVDTIRKINFHTYESLALFYKDSAGEPHEYTLSSMWDKVGASSNYDERVSMVREFNDSNMWTKRGISRLPIIYEVSMFATPGRVSVLSDGTIVVEVGGIELGQGIWTKVKQMTSYALGMLQCDGTEDLLEKIRVVQSDTLSMVQGNFTGSSTTSEGSCAAVRLCCETLVKRLKPLMERSGGPISWNKLISQAYAQSVNLSASDLYTPEEFPMRYLNYGVAVSEVEVDLVTGQTTVLQTDILYDCGKSLNPAVDLGQIEGSFVQGLGFFMLEEYITDSEGLVLTDSTWTYKIPTVDTIPRRFNVELLNSGCHEKRVLSSKASGEPPLLLAASVHCATRQAVKEARKQLCMWKGEDGSSSSTFQLPVPATMPVVKELCGVDIIESYLEWKLCANSKL; translated from the exons ATGAGCTTGGTTTTCGCAATTAATGGGCAAAGGTTCGACCTTGAGCTCTCCTCCGTAGATCCTTCAACAACTTTGTTGGAGTTCCTTCGTTACCAGACTCCTTTCAAGAGTGTTAAGTTCAGCTGCGGCGAAG GAGGATgtggtgcttgtgttgttctTCTTTCCAAGTACGATCCTGTTCTACAACACGTAGAAGATTTCACTGTCAGCTCTTGTCTCACCCTTTTCTGCAGTATAAACCACTGCAGCATTACGACTTCAGAAGGACTTGGGAACAGCAGAGACGGTTTCCACCCGGTTCACAAGCGATTATCCGGTTTCCACGCCTCTCAGTGTGGTTTCTGCACACCAGGGATgtctgtttctctcttctctgcacTCTTAGACGCTGACAAGTCTCATTCTTCCGAGCTTACCGTTGTCGAAGCAGAGAAGGCTATCTCGGGAAACTTATGTCGGTGCACTGGCTACCGTCCGATTGTTGATGCTTGCAAGAGCTTTGCTTCGGATATTGACATTGAGGATCTTGGACTCAACTCTTTCTGTAGGAAAGGGGATAAGGATTTTATTAAGAGTTTACCACGATTTAATAGTGAGAAGCGTGTCTGTACATTTCCAGAGTTTCTCAAGGATGAGATTAAGTCTATGAATTCAGGGATGTACAGATGGTGCAGTCCGGAGAGTGTTGAGGAACTCCAGAGCTTATTGGTAGGTTACAAGGCTAATGGTAATGGAGTTTCAATGAAACTGGTTGCTGGTAACACAAGTGTGGGGTACTATAAGGATGAAAGAGAGCAGAGTTATGACAAATACATAGATATAACTCGAATCCCGCAGCTGAAAGAGATAAGAGAAAAACAGAATGGGGTTGAGATAGGATCAGTGGTATCAATATCTAAAGTTATTGCTGCTTTGAAGGAGATTAGGGTCTCACCGGGAGTGGAGAAGATGTTTGGAAAACTTGCTACTCATATGGAAAAGATTGCGGCGAGATTTATTAGGAACTTAGGTAGCATTGGGGGAAACCTTGTCATGGCTCAGAGGAAACAGTTTCCTTCTGACATGGCCACCATACTTCTTGCAGCTG GTGCAGTTGTTAACATAATGAGCTTTCCAAGAGGACTCGAAAAGCTAACACTGGAAGAGTTTCTCCACGGATCTCCTCTTGAGGCTCATGATCTGGTTGTGAGTTTTGAAATTCCATTTTGGCATTCTGAAACAAACTCTGAATTGCTCTTTGAAACCTATCGAGCTGCACCGCGTCCAAATGGAAACGCTCTGGCTTACCTGAATGCTGCTTTCTTAGCTCAAGTGAAGGATACAGCGGTAGTTAACTGTAGATTGGCTTTCGGGGCTTACGGGACCAAACACGCCATTAGGTGCAAGGAAATTGAAGATTTTCTGTCTGGTAAAGTAATCACTGACAAAGTTCTGTATGAGGCTATCACCTTACTTGGCAATGTCGTGGTGCCTGAAGCCGGTACAAGCAATCCTGCTTACAGGTCAAGCTTGGCGCCGGGCTTCCTTTTCGAGTTCCTTCACACCTTAATAACTCATCATACTACAGATAAACCTTCAAATGTTTATAACTTGGATCCACCAAAACCATTACCAATGTTGTCTTCTTCACAACATGTTCCTATAACCAATGAATATAATCCGGTTGGTCAACCTGTTACTAAAGCTGGAGCTTCCCTTCAGGCTTCTGGTGAGGCtatctatgtggatgatatacCATCTCCCACAAACTGCCTCTACGGAGCATTCATCTATAGCACAAAGCCATTCGCACGGATAATAGGTATTCATTTCAAGGAAAATTTGGTACCTCATGGAGTTGTTGCAGTCATTTCTTGCAAGGATGTTCCTAAAGGTGGGAAAAATGTGGGTATGAAGACTGGATTAGGCTCAGTTCGCTTATTCGCAGAGGATTTCACCATTAATGTAGGCGAATGCATCGCCCTTGTG GTTGCAGATACGCAGAGACATGCGGATGCTGCAGCAAATCTTGCAGTCGTTGAATACGAAACAAAGGGTTTGGAACCACCAATCTTATGTGTAGAAGACGCGGTCAAGAAATCTAGTATGTTCGACATTATCCCTATCTTTTACCCACAACAAGTTGGTGACACATCAAAAGGAATGGCTGCAGCTGATCATCGAATTCTCAGCTCGGAA ATGCGTCTTGGGTCGCAATACTTCTTTTACATGGAGACGCAAACAGCTCTTGCAGTGCCAGATGAAGACAACTCAATTGTAGTATATAGTTCAAGTCAGACCCCTCAGTACGTACACACCTCTGTCGCTACTTGCCTAGGCATCCCTGAAAACAACGTCCGTGTCATAACCAGACGTGTCGGTGGAGGTTTTGGAGGAAAAGCTGTCATGTCAATGCCA GTTGCAACAGCTTGCGCGGTTGCTGCTAATAAACTGCAGCGTCCTGTGAGAACTTACGTAAACCGCAAGACCGATATGATAATGACTGGTGGGAGGCATCCAATGAAGATAACGTTCAGTGTGGGATTCAAATCCACGGGGAAGATCACAGCCTTGGAGCTAGAAATACT AATTGATGCAGGGGCTACTCTTGGTTTTAGTACGTTAATGTCATCAAATATCATAGGGGCGCTAAAGAAGTACAATTGGGGCGCTTTATCTTTTGATATCAAACTTTGTAAAACAAATCTTCTAAGCAGAGCAATCATGAGAGCCCCTGGGGACGTGCAGGGTACATATATCGCTGAAGCCATCATCGAAAATGTAGCGTCTAGCCTCTCCTTGGAGGTTGATACAATAAGAAAGATTAATTTCCATACATATGAGAGCTTAGCCCTGTTCTACAAGGACAGTGCTGGTGAACCACATGAGTACACTTTGTCTTCGATGTGGGATAAGGTTGGCGCATCTTCAAACTATGATGAGCGGGTTTCAATGGTCAGAGAGTTCAACGACTCTAACATGTGGACAAAACGAGGGATATCCCGATTACCCATTATTTATGAGGTTTCCATGTTTGCAACTCCAG GGAGAGTAAGTGTTTTAAGCGATGGAACAATTGTTGTTGAGGTTGGTGGAATCGAGCTAGGACAAGGAATATGGACAAAGGTGAAGCAGATGACTAGTTATGCTCTTGGTATGCTACAATGCGATGGAACTGAAGATCTCTTGGAGAAGATAAGAGTTGTACAATCAGATACATTGAGCATGGTCCAAGGGAATTTCACAGGAAGTAGCACAACATCGGAGGGGAGCTGCGCAGCTGTTCGTCTCTGCTGCGAAACCTTAGTCAAAAGATTGAAACCTTTGATGGAGAGATCGGGTGGTCCAATCAGCTGGAACAAGTTGATCTCTCAG GCTTATGCTCAGTCCGTGAACTTATCAGCTAGTGACTTGTATACTCCAGAAGAATTTCCCATGCGGTACCTTAACTATGGTGTTGCTGTCAGCGAG GTTGAAGTAGACCTTGTGACGGGACAAACTACGGTTCTACAGACAGATATCTTATATGACTGTGGAAAAAGCCTCAATCCCGCTGTCGATTTAGGACAg ATTGAAGGATCATTTGTGCAAGGACTTGGGTTTTTCATGCTTGAAGAGTACATAACAGATTCAGAAGGACTGGTTTTGACAGACAGCACATGGACATACAAGATTCCGACCGTTGACACCATTCCTAGACGGTTCAACGTCGAACTACTAAACAGTGGATGCCATGAAAAACGCGTACTCTCTTCTAAAG CCTCGGGAGAGCCTCCGTTGCTACTGGCAGCTTCGGTGCACTGTGCCACGAGACAGGCCGTTAAAGAAGCACGCAAACAGCTATGCATGTGGAAAGGTGAGGATGGTTCCTCCAGTTCAACGTTTCAGTTGCCTGTTCCGGCTACAATGCCGGTTGTGAAGGAGCTCTGCGGTGTCGATATCATTGAAAGCTATTTGGAGTGGAAATTATGCGCAAACTCAAAATTGTGA
- the LOC104780236 gene encoding indole-3-acetaldehyde oxidase-like isoform X1 — translation MSLVFAINGQRFDLELSSVDPSTTLLEFLRYQTPFKSVKFSCGEGGCGACVVLLSKYDPVLQHVEDFTVSSCLTLFCSINHCSITTSEGLGNSRDGFHPVHKRLSGFHASQCGFCTPGMSVSLFSALLDADKSHSSELTVVEAEKAISGNLCRCTGYRPIVDACKSFASDIDIEDLGLNSFCRKGDKDFIKSLPRFNSEKRVCTFPEFLKDEIKSMNSGMYRWCSPESVEELQSLLVGYKANGNGVSMKLVAGNTSVGYYKDEREQSYDKYIDITRIPQLKEIREKQNGVEIGSVVSISKVIAALKEIRVSPGVEKMFGKLATHMEKIAARFIRNLGSIGGNLVMAQRKQFPSDMATILLAAGAVVNIMSFPRGLEKLTLEEFLHGSPLEAHDLVVSFEIPFWHSETNSELLFETYRAAPRPNGNALAYLNAAFLAQVKDTAVVNCRLAFGAYGTKHAIRCKEIEDFLSGKVITDKVLYEAITLLGNVVVPEAGTSNPAYRSSLAPGFLFEFLHTLITHHTTDKPSNVYNLDPPKPLPMLSSSQHVPITNEYNPVGQPVTKAGASLQASGEAIYVDDIPSPTNCLYGAFIYSTKPFARIIGIHFKENLVPHGVVAVISCKDVPKGGKNVGMKTGLGSVRLFAEDFTINVGECIALVVADTQRHADAAANLAVVEYETKGLEPPILCVEDAVKKSSMFDIIPIFYPQQVGDTSKGMAAADHRILSSEMRLGSQYFFYMETQTALAVPDEDNSIVVYSSSQTPQYVHTSVATCLGIPENNVRVITRRVGGGFGGKAVMSMPVATACAVAANKLQRPVRTYVNRKTDMIMTGGRHPMKITFSVGFKSTGKITALELEILIDAGATLGFSTLMSSNIIGALKKYNWGALSFDIKLCKTNLLSRAIMRAPGDVQGTYIAEAIIENVASSLSLEVDTIRKINFHTYESLALFYKDSAGEPHEYTLSSMWDKVGASSNYDERVSMVREFNDSNMWTKRGISRLPIIYEVSMFATPGRVSVLSDGTIVVEVGGIELGQGIWTKVKQMTSYALGMLQCDGTEDLLEKIRVVQSDTLSMVQGNFTGSSTTSEGSCAAVRLCCETLVKRLKPLMERSGGPISWNKLISQAYAQSVNLSASDLYTPEEFPMRYLNYGVAVSEVEVDLVTGQTTVLQTDILYDCGKSLNPAVDLGQIEGSFVQGLGFFMLEEYITDSEGLVLTDSTWTYKIPTVDTIPRRFNVELLNSGCHEKRVLSSKASGEPPLLLAASVHCATRQAVKEARKQLCMWKGEDGSSSSTFQLPVPATMPVVKELCGVDIIESYLEWKLCANSKL, via the exons ATGAGCTTGGTTTTCGCAATTAATGGGCAAAGGTTCGACCTTGAGCTCTCCTCCGTAGATCCTTCAACAACTTTGTTGGAGTTCCTTCGTTACCAGACTCCTTTCAAGAGTGTTAAGTTCAGCTGCGGCGAAG GAGGATgtggtgcttgtgttgttctTCTTTCCAAGTACGATCCTGTTCTACAACACGTAGAAGATTTCACTGTCAGCTCTTGTCTCACCCTTTTCTGCAGTATAAACCACTGCAGCATTACGACTTCAGAAGGACTTGGGAACAGCAGAGACGGTTTCCACCCGGTTCACAAGCGATTATCCGGTTTCCACGCCTCTCAGTGTGGTTTCTGCACACCAGGGATgtctgtttctctcttctctgcacTCTTAGACGCTGACAAGTCTCATTCTTCCGAGCTTACCGTTGTCGAAGCAGAGAAGGCTATCTCGGGAAACTTATGTCGGTGCACTGGCTACCGTCCGATTGTTGATGCTTGCAAGAGCTTTGCTTCGGATATTGACATTGAGGATCTTGGACTCAACTCTTTCTGTAGGAAAGGGGATAAGGATTTTATTAAGAGTTTACCACGATTTAATAGTGAGAAGCGTGTCTGTACATTTCCAGAGTTTCTCAAGGATGAGATTAAGTCTATGAATTCAGGGATGTACAGATGGTGCAGTCCGGAGAGTGTTGAGGAACTCCAGAGCTTATTGGTAGGTTACAAGGCTAATGGTAATGGAGTTTCAATGAAACTGGTTGCTGGTAACACAAGTGTGGGGTACTATAAGGATGAAAGAGAGCAGAGTTATGACAAATACATAGATATAACTCGAATCCCGCAGCTGAAAGAGATAAGAGAAAAACAGAATGGGGTTGAGATAGGATCAGTGGTATCAATATCTAAAGTTATTGCTGCTTTGAAGGAGATTAGGGTCTCACCGGGAGTGGAGAAGATGTTTGGAAAACTTGCTACTCATATGGAAAAGATTGCGGCGAGATTTATTAGGAACTTAGGTAGCATTGGGGGAAACCTTGTCATGGCTCAGAGGAAACAGTTTCCTTCTGACATGGCCACCATACTTCTTGCAGCTG GTGCAGTTGTTAACATAATGAGCTTTCCAAGAGGACTCGAAAAGCTAACACTGGAAGAGTTTCTCCACGGATCTCCTCTTGAGGCTCATGATCTGGTTGTGAGTTTTGAAATTCCATTTTGGCATTCTGAAACAAACTCTGAATTGCTCTTTGAAACCTATCGAGCTGCACCGCGTCCAAATGGAAACGCTCTGGCTTACCTGAATGCTGCTTTCTTAGCTCAAGTGAAGGATACAGCGGTAGTTAACTGTAGATTGGCTTTCGGGGCTTACGGGACCAAACACGCCATTAGGTGCAAGGAAATTGAAGATTTTCTGTCTGGTAAAGTAATCACTGACAAAGTTCTGTATGAGGCTATCACCTTACTTGGCAATGTCGTGGTGCCTGAAGCCGGTACAAGCAATCCTGCTTACAGGTCAAGCTTGGCGCCGGGCTTCCTTTTCGAGTTCCTTCACACCTTAATAACTCATCATACTACAGATAAACCTTCAAATGTTTATAACTTGGATCCACCAAAACCATTACCAATGTTGTCTTCTTCACAACATGTTCCTATAACCAATGAATATAATCCGGTTGGTCAACCTGTTACTAAAGCTGGAGCTTCCCTTCAGGCTTCTGGTGAGGCtatctatgtggatgatatacCATCTCCCACAAACTGCCTCTACGGAGCATTCATCTATAGCACAAAGCCATTCGCACGGATAATAGGTATTCATTTCAAGGAAAATTTGGTACCTCATGGAGTTGTTGCAGTCATTTCTTGCAAGGATGTTCCTAAAGGTGGGAAAAATGTGGGTATGAAGACTGGATTAGGCTCAGTTCGCTTATTCGCAGAGGATTTCACCATTAATGTAGGCGAATGCATCGCCCTTGTG GTTGCAGATACGCAGAGACATGCGGATGCTGCAGCAAATCTTGCAGTCGTTGAATACGAAACAAAGG GTTTGGAACCACCAATCTTATGTGTAGAAGACGCGGTCAAGAAATCTAGTATGTTCGACATTATCCCTATCTTTTACCCACAACAAGTTGGTGACACATCAAAAGGAATGGCTGCAGCTGATCATCGAATTCTCAGCTCGGAA ATGCGTCTTGGGTCGCAATACTTCTTTTACATGGAGACGCAAACAGCTCTTGCAGTGCCAGATGAAGACAACTCAATTGTAGTATATAGTTCAAGTCAGACCCCTCAGTACGTACACACCTCTGTCGCTACTTGCCTAGGCATCCCTGAAAACAACGTCCGTGTCATAACCAGACGTGTCGGTGGAGGTTTTGGAGGAAAAGCTGTCATGTCAATGCCA GTTGCAACAGCTTGCGCGGTTGCTGCTAATAAACTGCAGCGTCCTGTGAGAACTTACGTAAACCGCAAGACCGATATGATAATGACTGGTGGGAGGCATCCAATGAAGATAACGTTCAGTGTGGGATTCAAATCCACGGGGAAGATCACAGCCTTGGAGCTAGAAATACTAATTGATGCAGGGGCTACTCTTGGTTTTAGTACGTTAATGTCATCAAATATCATAGGGGCGCTAAAGAAGTACAATTGGGGCGCTTTATCTTTTGATATCAAACTTTGTAAAACAAATCTTCTAAGCAGAGCAATCATGAGAGCCCCTGGGGACGTGCAGGGTACATATATCGCTGAAGCCATCATCGAAAATGTAGCGTCTAGCCTCTCCTTGGAGGTTGATACAATAAGAAAGATTAATTTCCATACATATGAGAGCTTAGCCCTGTTCTACAAGGACAGTGCTGGTGAACCACATGAGTACACTTTGTCTTCGATGTGGGATAAGGTTGGCGCATCTTCAAACTATGATGAGCGGGTTTCAATGGTCAGAGAGTTCAACGACTCTAACATGTGGACAAAACGAGGGATATCCCGATTACCCATTATTTATGAG GTTTCCATGTTTGCAACTCCAGGGAGAGTAAGTGTTTTAAGCGATGGAACAATTGTTGTTGAGGTTGGTGGAATCGAGCTAGGACAAGGAATATGGACAAAGGTGAAGCAGATGACTAGTTATGCTCTTGGTATGCTACAATGCGATGGAACTGAAGATCTCTTGGAGAAGATAAGAGTTGTACAATCAGATACATTGAGCATGGTCCAAGGGAATTTCACAGGAAGTAGCACAACATCGGAGGGGAGCTGCGCAGCTGTTCGTCTCTGCTGCGAAACCTTAGTCAAAAGATTGAAACCTTTGATGGAGAGATCGGGTGGTCCAATCAGCTGGAACAAGTTGATCTCTCAG GCTTATGCTCAGTCCGTGAACTTATCAGCTAGTGACTTGTATACTCCAGAAGAATTTCCCATGCGGTACCTTAACTATGGTGTTGCTGTCAGCGAG GTTGAAGTAGACCTTGTGACGGGACAAACTACGGTTCTACAGACAGATATCTTATATGACTGTGGAAAAAGCCTCAATCCCGCTGTCGATTTAGGACAg ATTGAAGGATCATTTGTGCAAGGACTTGGGTTTTTCATGCTTGAAGAGTACATAACAGATTCAGAAGGACTGGTTTTGACAGACAGCACATGGACATACAAGATTCCGACCGTTGACACCATTCCTAGACGGTTCAACGTCGAACTACTAAACAGTGGATGCCATGAAAAACGCGTACTCTCTTCTAAAG CCTCGGGAGAGCCTCCGTTGCTACTGGCAGCTTCGGTGCACTGTGCCACGAGACAGGCCGTTAAAGAAGCACGCAAACAGCTATGCATGTGGAAAGGTGAGGATGGTTCCTCCAGTTCAACGTTTCAGTTGCCTGTTCCGGCTACAATGCCGGTTGTGAAGGAGCTCTGCGGTGTCGATATCATTGAAAGCTATTTGGAGTGGAAATTATGCGCAAACTCAAAATTGTGA